ggggccttaccgtaatacccatatatacaatataatacaacagtggtgactaccacagactgTCTACAGGCATGTTGATTCCTCTGGCTgggagtctagaacaaggggttaccgtttcaggatgcagggcaggccatttaggactgagatgaggggaaatgtaTACACTCATTgggtgatgaacctgtggaattctctaccacattaGGCTGTGGAGACCAAGGGCGCAATCTTTCCAATGGGAACAAAAATCCCCTAGTTAGCACATTCggaatgctgagaaacacatgactTCACCTCAAGTTGAATAAGGCGCCCTGAACAGGTAACGGGCGgatgaggccacacatagccctgttttttacagtgcggtgctctgctcgccagaactccatATTGTAGCGTGAGATCGGGACgacatttaaaaattgcatcccgttctccgaggcccccaaaagaatcatcgacatgggtaccaccattacacgcgagaacaccacccaccaggcacgcggTACATATTCTTGTGACTCGGCTAAGATTGTCTACCCCATAAGCTGCAGgaaggatgaacggacatcgcgcgacaaatgccaggcaggaatgtcagggaacacttcagcagtcaagggcattcattttctgatctttgggtaagcgttctccaaggtgaccttcaggatgcgcgacaatgcagaatcaccgagcagaaacttatagccaagttccgcacgcatgagtacggcctcaacaaggaccttggattcatgtcgcattacattcaccccccaccatctggcctgggcttgcaaaatcctaccaactgccctggcttaagACAATTCAAACCTCTTTAACCGGGGATTactcctctctctggatctgtaaagacttaattacctgcaaatgctcgcatttaaagtatcgtcttgcatctttgactttgtctatatatatatgttcctggaacctacctcttcattcaccggaggaaggagcagtgctccgaaagctagtgatttgaaacaaacctgttggactttaacctggtgtgtaagacttcttactgtgctcaccccagtccaacatcatGTCCAAAAGAATGCCCAAGGTGGCCCTGCCAGGGTGCAATTGTGGCATTGCCATGGTTCCAGGCTGGCAATTCCAGGgtgccaggtgacaccagcagtatgagggcaccaccctgcccaaagggcatgtagctGGAGGCCTCCaaaccccttggagacccccacaagtgccgttccgccaatcccaaagcctcaggtaactTGGGAATCTGCATATTAGTGAGTCTTACTGCctcactcgaatatgcagatttgccaaaatgtgatcccgccattgtgggcgggattcatcttccaacgtctcgcaagattgcattgaatctcgcaaggcgttgcaagccaggtagatcccgggagagggacCTCCCGGCTTTAAACAGCCACGCTGTGCCGCGGGAAAGTTACTTTTCCGGCGCAGCATGGCCGCAGGATCGCGCCCCAAGTCACAATGTATTTAACAAATAGTTTGATTTCTAGACACTCGCggggtatggggagagaacgggagtATGACAtcaagatagaggatcagccatgattaaattgaATGTCAGaaaagactcgatgggtcgaattgcCTACTCCTAATGTCTATGTTTATCCGGTAATGTCTCATCTTCCATTTTACAATTTGGCTTATTTGTGGACAGCTAAGCAACTGATGTAATTTGCCTGATGCTCTCCTCATAATTTGCAATGATTTTTTGTGACATGTTTTCTGTTCTGTTTGAGAATTTTCTTTGATCCTGTTTAGAATGTGCTGGAGCTTTCCCTCTATGCTGTCAATGTTAAAGGGACGAAACATCTGTCGACAGTAGCTGTCGACATTGGGAAAATTGAACTTGGACATGATTTGAAGACTACCATAAACCTGAAGGTGAGGCATCCATTTTGCTGCGATTGAACCTCTGGTGTTCCCTTTCTATGTACAGAAGTAGTCTGTGCCATGAATGTTTAAAGAGTACAACAACAACTCAACAAACCGCTTTTTTGTAAAAGGAGAACTCAAGACGATAGTTCACAGGACTGTAATATGATATAAGAGTTGCCTACGTAACACTGACATGCTCTGAgcaacaatgttccagtgaagcccaacataaACTGGAGGAACAGCGTCTCACCTTCATATTGGGCACTTTACAGCCTTATGGACTTAACATCGGGTTCACCAACTTCGGACCATGAAACCTGTTCACCATTTTgattccttcctcctcctcctcccccccccccccccgcattttcTGCTTTTTAAACTATTTCCGTTGTTTGGAGAGTCTCTTGGGAAAAAGatggtagagatttggaactcttCTGCGAGTGGCAACTGATGCGAGATAAATTAAGTGTAAAAATTAGATAGATAGATTTGGTTTAAGGAACATGGAGAAAAGATAGGTGTACGGAATTATGGCAGTGGAtctgtcctgtaaattctatgatatacggAATTATGGCAGTGGAtctgtcctgtaaattctatgatatatcatTGAAACAGCGCATGCTTGAAGGGCTAATTGGCTCCCTCTTGTTCCTGATTTTAAACCCATGTTCCTGAGATAGAGGGCATCATTCAGTCTCCTGTGCGATATTTTTGAAAGCCATATAAACTAAAATAAAAGCAATCAGATTGTAAGCTTAATGCAGGATTAGACAGTAAAATTAATAAATGGATTCTCATTACATTTAACCTGTTTCTTTCAGGATGATGAGCAACTAGAAGTGGAGTTTTATTTGGAAAAATGGTGAGCATTGAAATTACGGCAATTCgggaacttaataataataataatctttattgttgtcacaagtaggcttacattaacactgcaatgaagttataatcaaaagcccctagttgccaccctccgacgcctgttcggagaattcagaatgtccaatacacctaacagcacatctttcgggacttgtgggaggaaactggagcaccacacagacacggggagaatgtgcagactccacacagacagtgccccaagactAGGACacatgttattgggttacggggatagggtgaatgtgagggcttaagtgggttagtgcagactcgatgggccgaatggcctccttctgcactgtatgttctatgtcattcAATATATCTGCCATTTTTAAAACTTTCTTTTCAAAGGACAAATATTCAATTTTTTTTCTGTTAtgaagtttattttgtttgtttacacAACAAACATTTATGCTTTCTTGCTGGCTTCCTTCTGCAGCTTTGACAAATCATGCTTGATGATTTTGTTTCTCACTTTCTTGGCCTTCATGACCTTGTAGCAATCAAAGTCTGTTGTTATGGCTCCCTTTGCACGGGCTTTAATTTTCTTTGCCCAGTGGATGGATTCTCATTTCTCTGTGATTTTCCCCTTTTCCTAAGCAGCTTTCACAGACTTGTGGCGGACACTGTGTGGTATTTGAATCTTGAATTCAGTGAGCTGCATACATTTAAATGGCATTGCTTGTCTCTGCAGTCTGCAAGGGCCATCCATCAGTGCGCTGTTCTGGTCAATATCATCAATCGGCACCAGTTTGCTAGCGTGATAGCCAAAggtttaaagcaaattactgcggatactggaatctgaaaccaaagagaaaatgctggaaaatctcacgtctcgcagcatctgtagggagagaaaagagctaacgttttgagtccagatgacctttgacaaaggatcatctggactcgaaacattagctcttctctccctacagatgctgccagacctgctgatagcCAAAGGTGATGTAGGCCACGTGGCCAATCTCCACATATCGTTTGTAGAACATGGTGGCGGCAGCCAGGAAAGAGAGAGGGGCTGTTTCCAGTTCCGGTCTTACACAGCATGTCATTCAATTTTATTAGCCCTTTTTTAAACTGTTTGTTTTCAAAGCCATTCCATTTGTCGTAGATTCCAATGTTCATGTCATTTAAGAAGCGGCAGATTATTTTGAATAGTGTAGCCTAAGAACTAGCTGAAGACCTGTGTACTAGTGGGTCTATACATGTATGTTGGAAAAATTGCCCAACTATATCTTTTTCACAAAAATAGCAGGACAAATCACACCAACCAATTAACTTGTCAACCTTCTTCCAATTATCAACTGAGTAATGGAAAAATATTTCAAGTGTCACCAGTGACACCTTCCCATCGGTAACCCGCTTATTGATGCTCAGatcagaggcagcacggtggcgcagtggttagcattgctgccttacggcgctggcgtcccaggtttgatcccggctctgggtcactgtccatgtggagtttgcacattctccccgtgtttgcatgggtttcgcccccacaacccaaaaatgtgcagggtaggtggattggccacactaaattgccccttaattggaaaaaacgaattgggtactctttttaaaaaataaaaaataaaaatttaaagaaaaaaaaaattgatgCTCAGATCAGATTTCACCAAGGCCACTGGATCACTAGACTTGAGCCAGATGTGGATACAAGAACTGATAACAGAAGTGGGAGTAGTGTAGCCACctaggttggccaattcccgacgtaaaatggagaccagcaaaggctgaagggaaattcagccaacagaggcagaaactagcaggtgcaagtttactgtgtattaaactctgcaaaagcccagacagcatagatacaagcagccatctgcataataatgtagcagccatctacatactaatgagcgatctccgggaacagtcgaaacatttgagataaacaaggccaagccagactcctcggcgtcagcaggagtcaacacaaaagaggttaacgaacacctcaagactgcccatcgatcagggaaccgctccagtattggagaaatcgaaccaagcgattggaacaaagtccaatcacttggaaccaggtacagggtccgccccgaaaggcgggaagcccctggggactataaagttaagcccccaagttcaaatcgtccttcttgaccgggtcactcagcaatgcgaaccaacccttgagtgaccggttcagctgccgccaagagcccgtaagttttaagtcaacgctcgctacgagataggtgctcctaactaccagtccgtaccaactttgaatcccgcagactcagaacccgaacgaaaggccatttgttcccctgacctggtgggccagtccgaagctaagtataggcctgttagttgtagaagtagcttagaagtagaatttatgcatgagtagcgattactgtgtataataaatgtgctttgatttgaatcttactaattggtgtattgagctattgatcattacttgaacttgaactacgtggcggtatcaaagatacctggcgactcgagcgcaAAGGTTATaatacagagccaattgaaccaaccaaaagttagcaacagtagctGTCCTCAACATAAAGTCAATGAACGACCAAGTATGTAGCACTTGGgaactcaattttttttttaaaaaaagaaaaagaaaatttgaTGATCAGATTTCACCAAAGCCACTGGACCACTGGACCTGATCCAGATGTGGATACAAGTGCTGATAACAGAAGTGGGAGTAGCTGTCCTTAACATAAAGTCAGCGAACGACCAAGTATATAGCACTTGGGAACTCACTGAAATGAGTTAAATAGGAGTTGAAGTGATTGGGGGGAGAATCCTCCAATGGTTAGAACTGAAGCTGACTTAAAGGAAGGCAGTTATGGTTCGAATGTTGTAAAGAATAGTGGTTAATGTGAGGATTGGGAGAGTTTTAGAAATCGCCAAAGGGCAACCAAAAAGTTGAAAAATGGCGAAGAAAAATAGAAACAGTAAACAAGCTAAGAATAAAAAAAGATTGTATGAACGTTTGCATGTGTATAAAAAGGAGAAGAGTAGCTAAAGTGAGTATTTCCTTAGAGGTAGACACAAAAAAAATGTTTGTGGGAAATGAGGAAGTGGCAGATaccttgaacaaatattttgtgtgtgGCTTCATTGTGGAGGACTAGTAATAGAGACTAGCCAAGGGGCTCCTAAGAATGAGGAACTTGCGGTAATTAATATTAACAGAGGAAAAGCACAGGAGAATTTACTTAATTTACCAATTACTTAATTGCCTACATGCTAGGGTTCTAAAAGAGGTAGCTGTCGAGTTACTGATtacgattttccaaaattcccgaaCATTCTAGAACTGGATTGGAAATTAGAAAATGTTGCACCACTATTCAAGGAAGGCGAGAGTAAACCGGGAACTGTTATCCTGACATCAGTTGTCAGGCAAATGCTGAACTTAATATTAAataagtcttaacaatgcacttcgAAAATCATAATATGATCAGAAATGTCAGCATGGTTTTACGAAAAGGAATTTGTGCTTGCCAAATTCGTATGAGTCTTCTGAGACTAGAAC
This genomic window from Scyliorhinus torazame isolate Kashiwa2021f chromosome 2, sScyTor2.1, whole genome shotgun sequence contains:
- the LOC140398269 gene encoding LOW QUALITY PROTEIN: large ribosomal subunit protein eL14-like (The sequence of the model RefSeq protein was modified relative to this genomic sequence to represent the inferred CDS: substituted 2 bases at 2 genomic stop codons); this translates as MFYKRYVEIGHVAYITFGYHKLVPIDDIDQNSALMDGPCRLQRQAMPFKCMQLTEFKIQIPHSVRHKSVKAAXEKGKITEKXESIHWAKKIKARAKGAITTDFDCYKVMKAKKVRNKIIKHDLSKLQKEASKKA